One segment of Mycobacterium spongiae DNA contains the following:
- a CDS encoding YhgE/Pip domain-containing protein produces the protein MAQSQPRHAAPKPNRNIKALRTVRFWAAPVVITLALMSALAALYLGGILNPTTNLRHLPIALVNEDAGPAGKQIVDGLATGLDENRFDVRVVSPEEAKRLLDKAEVYGEAVIPPTFSSRLRDFAVSAVEPTRAERPEITISTNPRAGTLAASIAGQTLTQAMTVVNGKVGERLTAEVAARTGGAPLTGASALGLANPIDVTSTVYNPLPNGTGNGLSAFYYALLLLLAGFTGSIVVSTLVDSMLGYVPAEFGPVYRFAEQINISRFRTLLVKWGLMVVLALLTSAVYMAIAHGLGMPIAHGWQLWLYGVFAISAVGVTSSSLIAVLGSMGLLVSMLIFVILGLPSAGATVPLEAVPPFFRWLSEFEPMHQVFLGVRALLYLDGQADAGLAQALTMTAVGLVIGLLLGGIITHMYDRRGFHRIPGAVEMAIAVEHQAHYQARDGAREGSSDET, from the coding sequence ATGGCACAATCGCAGCCGCGGCACGCGGCGCCCAAACCCAACCGGAACATCAAAGCCCTACGGACCGTGCGGTTCTGGGCCGCTCCGGTCGTCATCACGCTGGCCCTCATGTCGGCGTTGGCCGCGCTGTACCTCGGTGGCATCTTGAATCCAACGACCAACCTGAGGCATCTTCCCATCGCTCTGGTGAACGAGGATGCCGGGCCCGCCGGCAAACAGATTGTCGACGGCCTGGCAACCGGCCTGGATGAGAACAGGTTCGACGTTCGAGTGGTCTCCCCCGAGGAGGCGAAACGGCTACTGGACAAGGCCGAGGTGTACGGCGAGGCGGTGATACCGCCGACCTTCTCCTCAAGGCTGCGTGATTTCGCCGTGAGCGCCGTGGAACCTACCCGCGCGGAACGGCCAGAGATCACGATCTCAACGAACCCACGGGCCGGAACGCTCGCCGCCAGTATCGCCGGCCAAACCCTGACCCAGGCGATGACCGTCGTCAATGGCAAAGTAGGCGAACGGCTTACAGCCGAGGTCGCGGCGCGGACCGGTGGCGCGCCGCTGACGGGGGCGTCGGCGTTGGGGCTCGCCAATCCGATCGATGTGACGTCCACGGTGTACAACCCCTTGCCCAACGGGACCGGCAACGGGCTGTCGGCGTTCTACTATGCGCTCTTGCTGCTGCTGGCGGGCTTCACCGGCAGTATCGTGGTCAGCACATTGGTCGACTCGATGCTCGGCTACGTACCGGCGGAGTTCGGCCCGGTCTACCGCTTCGCGGAGCAGATCAATATCTCGCGGTTTCGCACCCTGCTGGTCAAGTGGGGATTGATGGTCGTCCTTGCGCTGCTCACGTCGGCGGTCTATATGGCAATAGCTCACGGTCTCGGCATGCCGATTGCGCATGGCTGGCAATTATGGCTCTACGGGGTGTTTGCGATCAGCGCGGTGGGCGTCACGTCTAGCTCGCTGATCGCGGTGTTGGGTTCGATGGGCCTGCTCGTCAGCATGCTGATCTTCGTCATCTTGGGGCTACCGTCGGCGGGCGCCACCGTGCCACTGGAAGCGGTACCGCCGTTCTTCCGATGGTTGTCCGAGTTCGAGCCCATGCACCAGGTGTTCCTGGGCGTGCGGGCGCTGCTGTATCTCGATGGCCAGGCGGATGCCGGCTTGGCCCAGGCGCTGACAATGACGGCAGTTGGCCTGGTCATTGGCCTGTTGCTGGGCGGCATCATCACCCATATGTACGACCGCCGGGGCTTCCACCGAATTCCGGGCGCCGTTGAGATGGCCATCGCCGTGGAACACCAGGCTCACTACCAAGCGCGCGATGGCGCCCGCGAAGGTTCGAGCGACGAAACGTAA
- a CDS encoding mammalian cell entry protein has product MEDQQSASGDLTQGSSASGGEASDDTARETPETMENVDSGATDSPASETDPDSRAGSNDSSAQSVEGDEDDIDDPGEPEDNSAGTSESQADDGDSAAAAAKDGKARRGRRLAIALGLAAALFVGSAGFAGAMVQPYLSDRAVVATKLTVARTAANAITTLWTYTPDNMDTLADRAANYLSGDFAAQYRRFVDQIAATNKQAKVTNNTEVTGAAVESLTGRDAIAIVYTNTTTTSPVSKNIPALKYLSYRLFMRRYDGRWLVNRMTTITSLDLTPRV; this is encoded by the coding sequence GTGGAAGATCAGCAGTCTGCTTCCGGTGATTTGACCCAAGGGTCTTCCGCTAGTGGCGGCGAGGCAAGCGATGACACGGCCCGAGAGACTCCGGAAACTATGGAGAACGTGGACAGCGGTGCGACCGATTCGCCGGCTTCCGAGACTGACCCCGACAGTCGCGCCGGAAGCAATGACTCATCTGCGCAATCCGTCGAAGGCGACGAAGACGATATCGACGATCCGGGCGAGCCGGAAGACAATTCTGCCGGAACGTCCGAAAGCCAAGCCGACGACGGTGATTCGGCCGCGGCGGCGGCCAAGGACGGCAAGGCACGTCGCGGCAGGCGCCTGGCGATCGCGCTCGGGCTGGCCGCTGCTCTGTTTGTAGGGTCCGCAGGGTTCGCGGGCGCGATGGTGCAGCCATACCTTTCCGATCGTGCTGTGGTGGCCACCAAGCTCACGGTCGCGCGGACCGCTGCCAACGCGATCACGACGCTGTGGACCTACACGCCTGACAACATGGACACGCTGGCCGATCGGGCGGCGAATTATCTCAGTGGCGATTTCGCAGCTCAGTACCGCAGATTCGTCGACCAGATCGCTGCGACGAACAAACAGGCCAAGGTAACCAACAACACCGAGGTCACCGGCGCGGCTGTGGAATCGCTTACCGGCCGGGACGCTATTGCCATCGTCTACACCAACACCACAACCACCAGCCCGGTGTCGAAAAACATCCCTGCGCTGAAGTACCTGTCCTACCGACTGTTCATGAGACGCTACGACGGGCGTTGGCTGGTAAACCGGATGACGACCATCACCTCACTTGACCTGACGCCGCGGGTGTAG
- the mymT gene encoding metallothionein MymT, whose protein sequence is MRMLQMTNYEAGTLLTCSHEGCGCRVRVEVSCHCTGAGEAYRCTCGDELSPVG, encoded by the coding sequence ATGAGGATGCTACAAATGACGAACTACGAGGCCGGTACCTTGCTGACCTGTAGCCACGAGGGCTGTGGCTGCCGCGTTCGCGTCGAAGTCTCATGCCACTGTACTGGCGCCGGTGAGGCTTACCGCTGCACCTGCGGCGACGAATTGTCACCTGTCGGATAG
- a CDS encoding SPW repeat protein, with protein MSTVHSSIDHHPDLLALRASFDRAAESTSAHFTFGLAMLTGLYVAASPWIVGFSATRGLPTVDLVAGITVAYLAYGFATALDRTHGMTWTLPVLGVWIFFSPWVLPGVAVTTGMMWSHIVAGALIAFLGFYFGMRTRAAASRG; from the coding sequence ATGAGTACGGTCCATTCATCAATTGATCACCACCCCGATTTGTTGGCTCTGCGTGCGAGCTTTGACCGCGCTGCCGAGTCGACCAGCGCGCATTTCACCTTCGGCCTGGCCATGCTGACAGGTCTCTACGTGGCTGCGTCACCATGGATTGTTGGATTCAGCGCCACGAGAGGGTTGCCCACGGTTGACCTTGTCGCCGGGATCACGGTCGCATACTTGGCCTACGGGTTTGCGACCGCGCTAGACCGCACGCACGGGATGACGTGGACGCTGCCGGTGCTCGGCGTGTGGATCTTCTTCTCGCCGTGGGTGCTACCCGGGGTTGCGGTGACTACCGGAATGATGTGGTCGCACATCGTCGCAGGTGCGCTAATAGCCTTCCTGGGTTTCTACTTCGGAATGCGCACCCGCGCTGCGGCTAGCCGCGGATAG
- the ilvD gene encoding dihydroxy-acid dehydratase produces MPQDRPHTADEPGSDAAIPDPKPRSRDVTDGLEKAAARGMLRAVGMDDDDFAKSQIGVASSWNEITPCNLSLDRLAKAVKEGVFSAGGYPLEFGTISVSDGISMGHEGMHFSLVSREVIADSVETVMQAERLDGSVLLAGCDKSLPGMLMAAARLDLAAVFLYAGSILPGRAKLSDGSERDVTIIDAFEAVGACARGLMPRSDVDAIERAICPGEGACGGMYTANTMASAAEALGMSLPGSAAPPATDRRRDGFARRSGQAVIGLLRRGITARDILTREAFENAIAVVMAFGGSTNAVLHLLAIAHEAGVALSLEDFSRIGSKVPHLADVKPFGRHVMFDIDRIGGVPVVMKALLDAGLLHGDCITVTGETMAENLSAIAPPDPDGKVLRSLSNPMHPTGGITILRGTLAPEGAVVKTAGFDSDVFEGTARVFDGERAALDALENGTITKGDAVVIRYEGPKGGPGMREMLAITGAIKGAELGKDVLLLTDGRFSGGTTGLCVGHVAPEAVDAGPIAFLRNGDRVRLDVAARTLDVLADPDEFASRQKDFTPPPARYKTGVLAKYTKLVSSAAIGAVCG; encoded by the coding sequence ATGCCCCAAGACAGGCCCCACACCGCTGATGAGCCCGGTTCGGACGCGGCCATCCCCGACCCGAAACCTCGCAGTCGCGACGTCACCGATGGCCTCGAGAAGGCCGCCGCCCGGGGCATGTTGCGGGCAGTAGGCATGGATGACGACGACTTTGCCAAGTCGCAGATCGGCGTCGCCTCGTCGTGGAACGAGATCACGCCATGCAACCTGTCGCTGGACCGACTGGCCAAGGCAGTCAAAGAAGGCGTGTTCTCGGCCGGCGGCTATCCGCTCGAGTTCGGAACGATCTCGGTTTCCGACGGGATTTCCATGGGCCATGAGGGGATGCACTTCTCTCTGGTTTCCCGCGAAGTGATTGCCGACAGCGTCGAAACCGTGATGCAGGCCGAGCGACTCGATGGTTCGGTGTTGTTGGCCGGATGCGACAAGTCACTGCCCGGAATGCTCATGGCCGCAGCCCGCCTGGACCTGGCGGCGGTATTCCTCTACGCGGGCTCTATCTTGCCCGGGCGGGCCAAGCTTTCCGACGGCAGCGAACGCGACGTCACGATCATCGACGCGTTCGAAGCGGTGGGCGCTTGCGCGCGCGGCTTGATGCCTCGGTCGGACGTCGACGCCATCGAACGCGCAATCTGCCCCGGCGAGGGCGCGTGTGGCGGCATGTACACCGCCAACACCATGGCCAGCGCCGCCGAGGCACTCGGCATGTCATTGCCCGGCAGCGCGGCCCCACCGGCAACCGACCGTCGGCGTGACGGCTTCGCGCGCCGCAGCGGTCAGGCTGTCATCGGACTGTTGCGCCGCGGCATCACAGCTCGCGACATCCTGACCCGGGAAGCGTTCGAGAACGCAATCGCGGTGGTCATGGCGTTTGGCGGCTCGACCAATGCGGTGCTGCACTTGCTGGCCATTGCCCATGAGGCAGGGGTCGCGCTGTCGCTGGAAGACTTCAGCCGGATCGGCTCGAAGGTGCCACACCTGGCCGACGTCAAGCCGTTTGGCCGTCACGTGATGTTCGACATTGACCGCATCGGCGGAGTGCCAGTGGTCATGAAGGCCTTGTTGGATGCGGGTCTGCTGCACGGGGACTGCATCACGGTCACCGGCGAAACCATGGCGGAGAATCTGTCCGCCATCGCTCCGCCTGATCCGGACGGCAAGGTGCTCCGGTCACTGAGCAACCCGATGCACCCCACCGGGGGGATCACCATCCTGCGTGGAACGCTCGCGCCCGAAGGCGCGGTGGTCAAGACGGCCGGTTTCGATTCCGACGTGTTCGAGGGCACGGCGCGGGTTTTCGACGGTGAGCGTGCCGCGCTTGACGCACTCGAGAACGGCACCATCACCAAGGGTGATGCCGTGGTAATTCGCTATGAGGGTCCCAAAGGCGGGCCCGGCATGCGTGAGATGCTCGCCATCACAGGCGCGATCAAGGGCGCCGAACTGGGCAAAGACGTGCTGCTGCTTACCGACGGCCGCTTCTCCGGTGGTACCACCGGCCTGTGCGTGGGCCACGTTGCACCGGAGGCGGTTGACGCCGGGCCAATCGCATTCCTGCGCAACGGCGACCGCGTCCGACTCGACGTTGCCGCACGCACGCTCGACGTGCTGGCCGACCCGGACGAATTCGCAAGCCGACAAAAGGATTTCACCCCTCCACCGGCGCGCTACAAGACCGGCGTACTCGCCAAGTACACCAAGCTGGTCAGCTCTGCCGCGATCGGCGCGGTCTGCGGTTAG
- a CDS encoding pirin family protein — MPETVEIRRAADRALTATSWLTSRHSFSFGDHYDPDNTHHGLLLVNNEDIVEPAGGFDTHPHRDMEIVTWVLQGALAHQDSGGNRGVIYPGLAQRMSAGSGILHSEKNDSATEPVHFVQMWVIPDDTAISPSYQQHEIEDKLLTGAPATIASGIPGSNAAIGLHNRSAALHVSRLEPGDTIGLPSAPYLHLFVPRGRLTVEGLSAPEAEVSTGDAVRFTDTDGRQLAAKEQSEILIWEMHARLAG, encoded by the coding sequence GTGCCGGAAACCGTGGAGATCAGGCGTGCGGCCGACCGCGCCCTCACCGCGACATCCTGGTTGACATCCAGACATTCGTTCTCGTTCGGCGACCACTATGATCCGGACAATACTCACCACGGGCTGCTGCTGGTGAACAACGAGGATATCGTCGAGCCGGCCGGTGGTTTTGATACTCACCCGCATCGCGACATGGAGATCGTGACCTGGGTGTTGCAGGGTGCGCTGGCACACCAGGATTCCGGCGGCAATCGTGGAGTCATCTATCCTGGCCTGGCTCAACGCATGTCGGCCGGCAGTGGAATCCTGCATTCGGAGAAGAACGATTCTGCAACGGAACCAGTGCATTTCGTTCAGATGTGGGTGATCCCGGACGACACCGCCATCTCCCCGAGCTACCAACAACACGAAATCGAGGACAAACTGTTGACGGGCGCTCCCGCCACCATCGCCTCAGGCATACCCGGAAGCAACGCGGCGATCGGGCTGCACAACCGTAGTGCCGCACTGCACGTCTCGCGGCTCGAGCCAGGCGACACTATTGGGCTGCCTTCGGCACCCTATCTGCATCTGTTCGTCCCGCGCGGTCGACTGACTGTGGAGGGCCTCAGCGCGCCAGAGGCTGAGGTGAGTACGGGCGACGCGGTCCGGTTCACCGACACCGATGGCCGGCAGCTGGCGGCAAAGGAGCAGTCGGAAATACTGATCTGGGAAATGCACGCACGGCTCGCCGGCTAG
- a CDS encoding DUF2786 domain-containing protein translates to MTDDKMLARIGALLRQAEGTDNPHEADAFLGAAQRLATAASIDLAVARSHAVSRSPAQVPTQRTITIGTAGARGLRTYVQLFVGIAAANDVRCDVATNSTFVYAYGFAEDIDASHALYASLVVQMVRASDAYLASGVHRPTPTITARINFQLAFGVRVGQRLAEAREQTRQEAGKDPGRAPGTAIALRDKEVELRDHYRSVSKARGTWRASRATAGYSSAARRAGDRAGRRARLGNSAELPGARTPLDR, encoded by the coding sequence ATGACGGACGACAAAATGCTGGCCCGCATCGGCGCACTGCTGCGTCAGGCCGAAGGCACCGACAATCCCCACGAGGCGGACGCCTTCTTGGGTGCTGCGCAGCGATTGGCGACGGCCGCGTCCATCGACTTGGCGGTGGCTCGGTCGCATGCAGTCAGCCGCTCGCCCGCGCAGGTCCCGACCCAGCGAACCATCACGATCGGGACGGCGGGCGCCCGTGGGCTGCGGACCTACGTGCAGCTCTTCGTGGGCATCGCGGCAGCCAACGATGTGCGCTGTGACGTCGCGACCAACTCGACCTTCGTCTACGCCTATGGGTTTGCCGAGGACATCGACGCGAGTCACGCCTTGTACGCCAGCCTGGTTGTCCAGATGGTCCGGGCGTCGGACGCCTACCTCGCCTCCGGAGTGCACCGGCCCACGCCGACAATTACCGCTAGGATCAACTTCCAGCTGGCCTTCGGGGTCCGGGTCGGCCAGCGTCTGGCCGAGGCCCGCGAGCAGACCCGGCAGGAAGCCGGGAAGGATCCCGGTCGTGCCCCGGGCACCGCAATTGCTCTGCGGGACAAAGAGGTCGAGCTGCGCGACCACTATCGCAGTGTGTCGAAAGCACGCGGTACCTGGAGGGCCAGCAGAGCCACGGCCGGGTATTCGTCGGCGGCGCGCCGCGCAGGCGACCGGGCGGGCCGGCGAGCACGACTTGGGAACAGCGCGGAGCTGCCCGGAGCCCGGACCCCGCTGGACCGGTGA
- a CDS encoding phosphodiester glycosidase family protein encodes MRIRAERATVLTPTASLRRLAVCCATLALCATLATTTGQPAAHAADGREMLAQAIATTRGSYLVYNFGGGHPMPLLNGAGHWYEMNNGGHLMIIKNASRRLSPHLLVDSHTGYQSRCERNPGARTGEGLRQASEIYPPLQAWQRLGRPTIAINANFFDVRGQKGGSWRKTGCSSPLGAYVDNTHGQGRANQAVTGTLAYAGKQGLSGGNEFWTSLTTMILPVGGAPYVLRPKGRQDYDVATPVIQDLLKKNARFVAVAGIGLLSPGRTGQLHDGGPSAARTAIAYAKQKDEMYIFQGGSYTPDNMQDLFRGLGSDRAILLDGGGSSAIVLRRDTGGMWAGAGSPKGSCDTRQVLCDSHERALPSWLAFN; translated from the coding sequence ATGCGAATTCGGGCCGAGAGGGCAACCGTGCTGACACCGACTGCCAGCCTGCGCCGACTAGCGGTTTGCTGCGCCACCTTGGCCCTGTGCGCCACTCTCGCGACCACCACAGGCCAGCCGGCCGCCCATGCCGCCGACGGACGCGAGATGCTCGCCCAAGCGATCGCCACCACCAGGGGCTCTTATCTGGTGTACAACTTCGGCGGCGGCCATCCCATGCCGCTGCTCAACGGCGCCGGTCATTGGTATGAAATGAACAACGGCGGGCACTTGATGATCATCAAGAACGCCTCCAGGCGGCTTTCGCCCCATCTGCTGGTCGATTCCCACACCGGATACCAATCGCGCTGCGAACGTAACCCGGGGGCTCGAACCGGCGAAGGACTGCGGCAAGCTTCCGAGATCTATCCGCCGCTGCAAGCGTGGCAACGGCTGGGGCGGCCGACGATCGCGATCAACGCGAACTTCTTCGACGTTCGCGGGCAGAAAGGCGGCAGCTGGCGCAAGACCGGGTGTAGCTCACCGCTGGGTGCCTACGTCGACAACACCCACGGCCAAGGGCGCGCCAACCAGGCGGTCACCGGCACGCTCGCCTATGCCGGCAAGCAGGGTCTCTCCGGCGGAAACGAATTCTGGACCTCACTGACAACGATGATTCTGCCGGTCGGCGGCGCACCGTATGTGCTACGACCCAAAGGCAGACAGGACTATGACGTCGCCACGCCCGTAATACAGGACCTGCTCAAGAAGAACGCCCGGTTTGTCGCAGTCGCCGGCATCGGGCTGCTTTCACCGGGCAGAACCGGGCAACTCCATGACGGCGGGCCAAGTGCGGCGCGAACGGCTATCGCTTACGCGAAGCAGAAAGACGAAATGTACATCTTCCAGGGCGGGAGCTACACACCAGACAATATGCAAGATCTGTTTCGCGGACTGGGTAGCGATAGAGCAATCCTGCTCGACGGCGGCGGATCATCCGCGATTGTGTTGCGCCGTGATACCGGCGGCATGTGGGCCGGCGCCGGGTCGCCCAAAGGCTCCTGTGACACCCGCCAGGTCCTGTGCGACTCGCATGAGCGCGCGTTGCCTAGCTGGCTGGCATTCAACTAG
- a CDS encoding mammalian cell entry protein yields the protein MSPRRKFAPGEESLLVARPIEPARRWGLTLLLVASAVVASVAISLCAFMLNSHESHVRAEQKNRAMLSDVRSFMTMFTSPDPFHANDYAEAVLSHATGDFAKQYNERVNDILIRISGVEPTTGTVLDAGVERWNDDGSANVLVVTQITSKSSDGEQVVSNANRWLVTARQEGNEWKISSLLPVI from the coding sequence ATGAGCCCCCGCCGCAAGTTTGCGCCTGGCGAGGAATCGCTGCTCGTGGCGCGGCCAATCGAACCCGCGCGCCGATGGGGCTTGACGCTGCTGCTGGTCGCGTCCGCGGTGGTGGCGTCCGTGGCGATCTCGTTGTGTGCATTCATGCTGAACTCCCATGAATCGCACGTGCGCGCCGAACAGAAGAATCGGGCGATGCTCAGTGACGTGCGATCCTTCATGACCATGTTCACATCGCCGGATCCGTTCCACGCCAACGACTATGCCGAGGCCGTGTTGTCCCACGCCACCGGTGATTTCGCCAAGCAGTACAACGAGCGGGTGAACGATATCTTGATCCGGATCTCGGGGGTTGAACCGACCACTGGCACGGTTCTCGATGCGGGGGTGGAGAGGTGGAACGACGATGGCAGTGCCAACGTGCTGGTGGTCACCCAGATCACATCGAAATCCTCAGATGGCGAGCAAGTCGTCTCGAACGCAAATCGTTGGCTCGTAACGGCGAGGCAGGAAGGTAACGAGTGGAAGATCAGCAGTCTGCTTCCGGTGATTTGA
- a CDS encoding alpha/beta hydrolase, protein MVATRTERNFEGVDGVRIVYDVWTPDLEPTAVVVLAHGFGEHARRYDHVAKRLGAAGLVTYALDHRGHGRSGGKRVLVKDISEFTADFDTLVGIARREHPSLNCIVLGHSMGGAIVFAYGVERPDDYDLMVLSGPAVAAQELVHPLVAVAAKGLGVIVPGLPVQELDFTAISRDPDVRAAYDNDPLVYHGRVPAGLGRALLQVGETMPRRAPALTAPLLVLHGSDDRLIPVNGSRRLVECVGSKDVELKIYPGLYHEIFNEPERNEVIDHVVSWITARI, encoded by the coding sequence ATGGTTGCCACACGTACTGAACGGAATTTCGAGGGCGTCGACGGTGTGCGCATCGTGTATGACGTCTGGACGCCCGATCTCGAGCCGACTGCGGTGGTCGTGCTGGCCCATGGTTTCGGCGAGCACGCGCGTCGCTACGACCACGTCGCCAAGCGGTTGGGTGCGGCCGGACTGGTCACCTACGCCCTCGACCATCGCGGGCACGGCCGCTCCGGTGGCAAGCGGGTGCTTGTGAAGGATATTTCCGAGTTCACCGCGGACTTCGATACCCTCGTTGGCATCGCCCGGCGGGAACATCCCAGCCTTAATTGCATCGTGCTCGGCCACAGCATGGGCGGTGCGATCGTGTTCGCCTACGGTGTCGAACGACCCGACGACTACGACCTGATGGTGTTGTCCGGGCCGGCGGTCGCAGCGCAGGAGCTGGTTCACCCCCTGGTGGCCGTCGCGGCCAAAGGGCTCGGAGTGATCGTGCCCGGCCTGCCGGTGCAGGAGCTCGACTTCACCGCGATATCCAGAGACCCCGACGTTAGGGCAGCCTACGACAACGACCCACTGGTCTACCACGGACGGGTCCCGGCTGGTCTCGGACGTGCGCTTCTGCAGGTCGGCGAGACCATGCCCCGGCGTGCGCCGGCATTGACCGCGCCGCTGCTGGTGCTGCACGGTTCCGACGACCGGCTGATCCCCGTCAACGGCAGCCGTCGCCTGGTCGAATGCGTCGGATCCAAGGATGTCGAGCTCAAGATCTATCCCGGGCTGTACCACGAGATCTTCAACGAACCGGAGCGCAACGAGGTAATCGACCACGTGGTTTCCTGGATCACGGCGCGGATCTAG
- a CDS encoding metal-sensitive transcriptional regulator, whose product MTAAHGYSQQKDNYAKRLRRVEGQVRGIARMIDEDKYCIDILTQISAVNSALRSVALNLLDEHLSHCVTRAVADGGGDADDKLAEASAAIARLVRS is encoded by the coding sequence ATGACAGCAGCACATGGATACTCCCAGCAGAAGGACAACTACGCCAAACGGCTGCGTCGCGTCGAGGGTCAAGTGCGCGGTATCGCGCGCATGATCGACGAGGACAAGTACTGCATTGACATCCTCACCCAGATCAGCGCGGTCAACAGCGCATTGCGATCGGTGGCGTTGAATCTGCTGGACGAGCATCTGAGCCACTGCGTGACCCGTGCGGTGGCTGATGGCGGCGGCGATGCTGATGACAAGCTCGCCGAAGCCTCCGCCGCTATCGCTCGCTTGGTGCGTTCCTGA
- a CDS encoding RDD family protein has translation MTVVVEKTQTTLALDAAPQTDLAPWHLRAAAFAVDVVPGIAVVATMALTALTVPQRSTWWFVCTSIAGLTILLLPVNRMLLPAVTGWSLGRALTSIRVVVRDGSSSGPWRLLLRDLAHLLDVLSLFVGWLWPLWDSRRRTFADMLARTEVRRVQPVERPQLVRRLVAAVSVAAAAACVGGAVVGAAVVYLNEWGTEQTRAQLQLRGPKIVVDMLSYDPETVQSDFEHARSLATERYRPQLSIQQDAVQESGAVFNQYWVSDSAVLAATPDHATMLLFMQGERGTPPNQRYITATVRVVFEKSGGQWRVDDLAVVMKPRQPEGEK, from the coding sequence GTGACGGTGGTGGTCGAGAAGACTCAGACCACGCTGGCACTCGACGCGGCGCCGCAGACCGACCTTGCCCCCTGGCATCTGCGGGCAGCCGCATTCGCTGTTGACGTGGTGCCGGGTATCGCAGTGGTGGCGACGATGGCATTGACGGCGTTGACGGTGCCGCAGCGTAGCACCTGGTGGTTTGTCTGCACGTCCATAGCCGGACTGACGATCCTGCTCCTGCCGGTCAACCGGATGCTGCTGCCGGCGGTCACCGGTTGGAGTCTCGGCCGCGCGTTGACCAGTATCAGGGTGGTGGTGCGCGATGGTTCCTCGAGCGGGCCATGGCGGCTGCTGCTGCGGGACCTGGCCCACCTGTTGGATGTGCTGTCACTGTTTGTGGGATGGCTCTGGCCGCTATGGGATTCACGACGGCGTACCTTCGCCGACATGCTGGCGCGCACTGAAGTGCGACGCGTCCAACCCGTTGAGCGTCCCCAGTTGGTGCGGCGGCTCGTCGCCGCGGTGTCGGTGGCGGCGGCGGCGGCGTGCGTGGGTGGCGCCGTCGTGGGTGCTGCGGTGGTCTACCTTAACGAATGGGGAACCGAGCAGACTCGCGCACAGCTGCAGCTTCGGGGCCCGAAGATCGTGGTCGACATGCTGAGCTACGATCCCGAGACCGTACAAAGCGATTTCGAGCACGCCCGATCGCTGGCCACCGAGAGATATCGCCCGCAGCTGTCCATACAGCAGGACGCGGTGCAGGAGTCGGGAGCTGTTTTCAACCAGTACTGGGTTTCTGACAGTGCCGTGCTGGCGGCGACACCGGATCACGCGACCATGCTGTTGTTCATGCAGGGGGAGCGCGGTACGCCACCCAATCAGCGGTACATCACGGCAACGGTGCGAGTGGTTTTCGAGAAATCGGGCGGGCAGTGGCGCGTTGACGATCTCGCCGTTGTGATGAAACCCCGTCAACCCGAGGGCGAGAAATGA
- a CDS encoding TIGR04338 family metallohydrolase, protein MTGEAARDSSPRDFQRARVYAAEEFVRTLFDRAAEHASPMVEFFGTQLTLPPEGRFGSVASVQRYVDNVLALPAVQQQWPAVPSLRVRTRRAAAAAHYENRGGAGIVAVPDRGGSDWAMRELVVLHEVAHHLCRVPPPHGPEFVATMCTLTELVMGPELGHVLRVVYAKEGARWTD, encoded by the coding sequence GTGACGGGCGAGGCCGCGCGGGATTCGTCGCCAAGGGACTTCCAACGCGCCAGGGTCTATGCGGCTGAGGAGTTCGTCCGAACACTCTTCGACCGTGCGGCCGAACACGCATCGCCAATGGTGGAGTTCTTCGGTACGCAGCTGACGTTGCCGCCTGAAGGCCGGTTCGGGTCGGTGGCGTCCGTGCAGCGCTACGTCGACAATGTGCTCGCCCTACCGGCAGTGCAACAACAGTGGCCGGCAGTTCCGTCGCTGCGAGTGCGGACGCGGCGGGCTGCCGCTGCGGCGCACTACGAAAATCGCGGAGGCGCAGGAATTGTGGCGGTTCCCGATCGGGGCGGTTCTGACTGGGCGATGCGCGAGCTGGTGGTCCTGCATGAAGTGGCCCATCACTTGTGCCGAGTGCCGCCGCCGCACGGCCCGGAGTTCGTTGCGACGATGTGCACGCTCACTGAGTTGGTGATGGGGCCAGAGCTCGGACACGTGTTGCGCGTTGTATACGCGAAGGAGGGCGCGCGGTGGACGGACTAG